In Rhinolophus sinicus isolate RSC01 chromosome X, ASM3656204v1, whole genome shotgun sequence, a single genomic region encodes these proteins:
- the AKAP4 gene encoding A-kinase anchor protein 4 yields the protein MSENIDWLHSHTDVCKVDLYSPKEQKEQDRKVICFIDVSTLNVEGKDSEDAGGSGSGGNVILEKLKEKEIILIKDTEKQDRSKMEGSVCLFKQTPSDPLSALNCLLDLQRYALGFQHVLSPTASTCKYKVGETEGKHHKLASGNCCSVYANQLNMDYMASGPQRQRLEMIAPQNNNNNQSPSTSLAKSPNTQRAEISPEGERLIDGLSSSINQLSSLVMQMVHKEVKKLEDGSKCFHHLKYPPSADKGKNSPRNAVSKIASEMAHDAVEMTSAEMQGTEEECQEGGRKTFLHSELIHKNKRADRQMCQRGNKELPDSISKGLMVYANQVASDMMLSVMRTLKVHTSGKPIPACVVLKKVLLKHTKEIVSDLIDSCLSNLHNITGVLMTDPDFVSAVKRNLFNHGTQNAADIMEAMLKRLVTALLGEKRERKSHSLSYASWKAESHDPKCKNQSLEFSTMKAEMKEEDKNKMKPDKCKSLSNAEKVGEHILKESLTTWNQTQRNQGKIAGKACTSKEEKREKISPSTDSLAKDLIASALMLIQYHLTQQTKDKEAFEEDYPASTMNFMTQSAQYEKSGCGQSAKALSMKHLESHGAPGPSTSLRETQQADSQKLDMSNIVLSLIQKLLNGDSFNCDELSDGENKHSEPRSKKATSMSKRGEEQCHENQEVDFSSGLKQMSRQFIDLLVESVMKLCLIMAEYNNNGEALPDLEEEAELANNPNYQAAGPRRSHDGAMSQNCQYPPGLEVIVSNQCSTSKLQKQLQAVLQWIAASQFNVPMLYFMGDDDGQLEKLPEVSAKAAEKGYSVGDLLQEVIKFAKERQLDEAVGNVAKKQLLDWLLANL from the exons ATGTCTGAAAATATTGACTGGTTACACAGCCACACAGACGTGTGCAAGGTGGATCTCTATAGCCCgaaagaacagaaagaacagGACCGTAAAGTG ATATGTTTTATTGATGTGTCCACCCTGAATGTGGAAGGGAAAGATTCCGAG GATGCTGGTGGTTCTGGTTCAGGAGGTAACGTCATCCTGgagaagctgaaagaaaaagaaattattttgatcaAGGATACCGAGAAGCAAGACCGCTCTAAG aTGGAGGGATCTGTATGCCTTTTCAAACAAACTCCCTCTGATCCTCTAAGTGCTCTCAATTGCCTTCTCGATCTCCAGAGGTATGCCCTGGGTTTCCAACATGTACTGAGTCCCACAGCCTCTACCTGTAAATATAAAGTAGGAGAAACAGAGGGCAAACATCACAAATTAGCCTCTGGAAACTGCTGCAGTGTTTATGCCAATCAACTGAACATGGATTACATGGCCAGTGGACCTCAACGCCAACGTCTAGAAATGATAGcaccacaaaacaacaacaataaccaGAGTCCTTCCACCTCTCTGGCAAAATCTCCTAATACTCAGAGGGCAGAAATCTCCCCTGAGGGAGAACGTTTAATAGATGGCCTTTCCTCCTCAATCAATCAACTATCTTCTTTGGTAATGCAGATGGTCCATAAGGAAGTCAAGAAATTAGAAGATGGAAGCAAATGCTTTCATCATTTAAAGTATCCACCGTCTGCggacaaagggaaaaacagcCCCCGAAATGCTGTAAGCAAGATTGCTTCTGAAATGGCCCATGATGCTGTGGAAATGACCTCTGCAGAAATGCAGGGCACTGAAGAGGAGTGCCAGGAAGGTGGCCGGAAAACGTTTCTGCATAGTGAATTAATCCACAAGAATAAGAGGGCAGACAGACAGATGTGCCAAAGAGGTAACAAAGAATTGCCGGATTCTATCAGCAAAGGACTCATGGTTTATGCAAATCAGGTAGCATCTGACATGATGCTTTCTGTTATGAGGACTTTGAAAGTGCACACCTCTGGAAAACCAATTCCTGCCTGTGTGGTCCTAAAGAAGGTGCTGTTAAAACACACCAAGGAAATTGTGTCCGATTTGATTGACTCCTGCCTGAGTAATCTACATAATATCACTGGGGTCCTGATGACTGACCCTGACTTTGTCTCAGCTGTCAAGAGGAATTTGTTCAACCACGGAACACAAAATGCTGCAGATATCATGGAGGCCATGCTGAAGCGCTTGGTCACTGCTCTACTCggtgagaagagggagagaaaatcaCACAGTCTGTCATACGCATCTTGGAAAGCGGAGTCCCATGATCCCAAGTGCAAGAACCAAAGTCTCGAATTCTCCACCATGAAAGCTGAGATGAAAGAAgaggacaaaaacaaaatgaaacctgaTAAATGCAAGTCATTGAGTAATGCTGAAAAAGTTGGTGAACACATCCTCAAGGAGAGCCTGACCACGTGGAACCAAACACAGAGAAACCAAGGCAAGATCGCTGGCAAAGCATGCACCagtaaggaagagaagagagaaaagatcaGCCCTTCCACAGACTCATTGGCAAAGGACTTGATTGCTTCTGCCCTTATGTTGATCCAGTATCACCTGACCCAGCAGACCAAGGACAAAGAAGCATTTGAAGAAGACTATCCCGCTTCTACCATGAACTTCATGACTCAGAGTGCCCAATATGAAAAGAGTGGGTGTGGCCAAAGTGCCAAGGCACTTTCAATGAAACACCTAGAATCTCATGGAGCTCCTGGGCCATCTACCTCGCTAAGGGAGACTCAACAGGCAGATTCTCAGAAGTTAGATATGTCAAACATCGTTCTATCACTGATTCAGAAACTGCTTAATGGGGACTCCTTCAACTGTGATGAGCTATCTGACGGTGAGAACAAACATTCTGAGCCCAGGTCAAAAAAAGCAACTTCCATGTCCAAGAGAGGGGAAGAACAATGCCATGAGAATCAAGAAGTTGACTTTAGCAGTGGGCTGAAGCAAATGAGCCGACAATTCATCGATCTGCTGGTAGAATCTGTGATGAAGCTCTGCCTTATCATGGCCGAGTATAACAACAATGGGGAAGCCCTTCCCGACTTGGAAGAAGAAGCAGAGTTGGCAAACAACCCCAATTACCAGGCTGCTGGCCCCAGACGCAGTCATGATGGTGCAATGTCACAGAACTGTCAGTACCCTCCTGGGCTGGAAGTCATTGTCAGTAATCAATGCTCAACAAGTAAGTTGCAGAAGCAGCTCCAAGCTGTCCTACAGTGGATTGCAGCCTCCCAATTTAACGTGCCTATGCTCTATTTCATGGGAGATGATGATGGACAACTGGAGAAG CTTCCTGAAGTTTCAGCTAAGGCAGCAGAGAAGGGGTACAGTGTAGGAGACCTCCTTCAAGAGGTCATTAAGTTTGCTAAGGAACGACAACTGGATGAAGCTGTGGGCAACGTGGCTAAAAAACAACTGCTAGACTGGCTGCTCGCTAACCTGTGA